From the genome of Fusarium fujikuroi IMI 58289 draft genome, chromosome FFUJ_chr06:
AGACTTATGGTCAGCTATTAACCCCTTATTCAGGCTTTTAGATATCCGAACACCTTCACCACAAGACGCAGTATACCGTGATCGCTTTCAACCCTACCAAGCAGGTAGTTCTCTCCTTGTGTATGGTACAGAGCGCTTTGTATCCGGCAGTAACACAGCACCGGATATCCGTCTATTTGACTTCAGGTACCCAAAGCCATATCATCACACAACTGCTCTTCCATGCTCGCCACAATGGCCCTTTCCCAGCCAGAAGGATGATCACATTATGAAGCAAGGATGGGCGCCAGAGCATCAACCTCAGAAATGCGATCCTCAAAACGGGGTATTGTGTTACTGGCATGGAGCTTCAAGGCGAAACTACTGGCGTCCCGATGCTACCATTCATATTGGCAGTCCCACATATGACAGGATCTATTGTCTGGCAAAAGCGTCTGATCTTTCAGATACCATATACTGTGGCGTTCGCGGTGCCATTCTCGAGATGAACCTCCATCTCACAGAGGACATGGTGCATAATCATAACCAACGAACTACCCCTACAGATTGGAGCATGGGGAGACCCGGAGGCAAAATCTCGCTGATCGAGACAGGCGTGAGCCTTACCCAGACGAAGGAATGGTCGCTGGATAATCGTGGTGTTCCAGAGCTCGTCGTTCAGCAGCCTCGACCTCGTAAACGAATAGATTTATCAGACGAGGAAAAGAGACACCGCTTGGACTATGCGTTTCATAGATTATAGGATTTCGACGACGCGGGTGCATAGAATTAGAAGGAGCATACTCATTCATAGACAAGACACAGTTTAAAAAGTCGCTTGCAATTAATTCTTTCTTCAGCACACATAAACAGCACATCTTCGTACAAGCTCTAAGCAAAATCTCGCGAGTCTAGTATCTTGTAGCTCTATAACTTTGACTCGGGCACCAGAAGCGCGAGTCTCTCTTTCAACGCCGTCTCCGCCTCCTTCTCAATTCTGTGAACAAGGACATCGCATGTAGGAATATCATTAATCAGGCCGATGACCTGGCCAGTTGTCCAAACCTGCGAATTGTGTTAGTCATTGcatcctcaactcaactcaatgtATAAACTTACGCCGTATTCAGTATCGCCGTTCACAAAGACCTCCTTTCCTCGCTTACCACTCACAAACGGGGCAATCTCGGCAAACTCGCCCTTCtcactcttcttctcgacctcgagAGCCTCCAGGGCaaccttgttcttgaagagtCGGGTGGTGTTTCTCCACCTGCGCATGAGGAGCGTTGTGTCGGTCTCGTCGGCGCGCacaatctcctccttgaccttgtggTGCACTGGAGCCTCGACCGTGCACATGAATCGCGTCCCCATGTTGACTCCAGAAGCGCCGAGGCACAGCGCGGCTGCGAGTCCGTAACCATCTGCGAAGCCACCGCTGGCGATGAAGGGAACACCGAGGGTTTGACGGGCCTTGCTGAGCAGGATAAAGTTCGTAATGTCGCTCTCGCCAACGTGTCCACCGCACTCAAAACCGTCGATACTGAGGAAGTCGACGCCAAGCTTGACGGCGCTCTGAGCATGGCGAATCGTGGTGCACTTGTGGAGAACAATGATGccggccttcttcaactgcgaGATAACAGGCCCGGGAGAGTTTCCTGCAGTCTCGACGACCTTGATTCCCTCGTCTATGATGGCCTGGGCGTATGCGGCGTAGTTCGGGGGCACCATGGCGGGAAGAAGGGTGATATTGACACCGAAGGGGTTCTTGGTGAGGGTGCGGCAGCGTTGGATCTCCTTGCGCAGTTCCTCGGGCGTGGGGAAGATGAGAGCGGTGATGATACCCAAGCCGCCGGCATTGGAGACGGCTGAGGCAAGATCGGCGGTGCCTACGTGCATCATGCCGCCTTGGACGACGGGCACTGGAGATGGTCAGTACGAGAGTCGAGGATATGGGATTGGGTGTGCAAACCTCTGATGCCGAGTTGCTTGGTGAGTTCTGTTGCAAAAGGCATGGTTGCTGATGGCTGATGGCTGATGGCTAATAGTTCTTGGTGAAGAAATGACTAGAGATAAAGTGAAAGAAGATAAGAGAAGAGTAGTAGGGATTCTATGggtatggtatggtatggtCTCTATGTCTATGATATATTATCAAGCTCACCTAAGAAACAAGTCAAAGAAAATGGCCCGAGGCTGCGTACGTGACCATTCTCGGTCGGTATGTCCCTTAAAAAAGGTGCCGAGGTATGATGCACGTTGGTCTCCACTAGCTTCCCCACACTCTAAGCTCGAAAGGAGTCGGCTCGGCCCCTCCTTTTTTTTACCCTTCAAGTTCGCATGTGGATGTGGATCTTGCATTCAACTCAATCCAAGATGGATCTTGCGGGGAAGAGTCAATCCAGTCCCAGCCGTTGCAGACTAATCTTGGAGAAACTCAACATTTGAACAGGATCCCCATGTTTCAGTCTCGTCTTCTCTCACGCTTTGCTTCACATCTCGTGCTCGGGCAAGACGAGTGATCTGAtctctacggagtacaagATTCACATAACGAAAAAAAAACTCTCCTATAATCACTACTGTAGCTGGCATTGAAGCCACTATACCCTCTTCTGTCCTTCACATCAAacgccaacttcatcaaAATATGCCTTTCCAATCAATTCATACAACAAGTCATCCATAAAACGCCGTATGTATATGATAACCCATATCGTGGACCATCATGATATCCCTCATTTTCCCAGCCAGGACCAGCATCTTTCAATAGATGGCGTGTTAACTAACATCTTGCCTGTTGCCCATATTCCCTCAAACCAGACGCCTGAAATCCCCAAGATTGTCGCTTCCTTCTGTACCATTGCTGGTCGTCATATTATCCTACTGGCCTCCCCTTCTAGTCGATACCCTTTCAGTTGATGTTTGGCTCCAGCAACCGGACCGGTGGACTTCTGTCTCTCGGCTTCTCGATCAGATCAGCGTATGCATCGAGACTCTGGCCCATAACCTTGACAATCTCAAATATATGTGTTCCTTTGAAAGTCTCTGCCCAGAGTCGCACAACTGCAACAGCCAGTTGTCGCAACTTGGCACTGTCGCTTGATGGCGCCTCGTTCTGCCCCGAAAGAGATGGGTCGATTGGCGGGACCGCAAATtcagtctcatcaagcatCCGTCCAACCATATCCAGTAGGTTTTTCTCCTCGGGTGAAGCGGGAGCCTCGTGCGGCCCAATAGCCGCAATCGTGAGTAGCCACTTGGACACTAAAATGGCACATTCAAAATTGCACACTGTGACAATGAGTTAGCGATCGAGTCAAGATCAAGTCACctccaagaagccaaagcatGCAATGAATGACTTACGCGAATGCTGAATGCTCCATTCGGCCGACTTGGTTCTGGCTACGTAGTTGACGCCAGCCTTAACCAGCATCGATAGGGCGTGGAATGCTTGGAACACTGCCCGGTGCAGTCTTAGACTCCGTACTAGCAAGGGGGTCCTGCTCAGCGCCGACGCCACCAAAAGCGGATCCCGGGTCTCGAGCGCGGTTGACGGCGTGACATCGGTATAGAGTCGGATGTAGGCTTGTCGCAGTAGCGCTGTGGCCGTGTAATCCAAGGTTCCTCCCACATTCGAGTCCAATGCGTTGTAATGTCCGGCTTCCGCTGCCCTCAGCTGATGCTGATCTTCAAAACTCGTCTGCCATACACGCAGTGCTTGCGTAAcctcctcgacatcttcggGTTTCATGGTTCGGTGGATGTTGTATGGCAAACCAGTTGCGAAAGACGTCTGCTTCAGAAGATAGATATGTTGGATGAGGGCGTGGATGAGAACATAGCTTCCCAGTGACGACAGATGTTGGGGAAGTCCCTGGTTTGTTCTGCCAAAAAGTCGTGAGAAGGCGTCATGCAGGGTGAGCTCCATCATTGGCGTCGACTGTCGCATTTCCTGCCATTGCCAAGCTGTCTCGGCCCTCCAAAGCTTACCTCTTTGAGGGAGCAAGAGGTTCAACTCGGATGTCAATAACAATGGGGGCATGTTGTAGGCAATGCTGCAAAGATTAAAAAAGCAATAAGCAACGAGCTTCGTCCTCGTGGCTGTTTCCAATCGAATCCAGGTTTCCCAGTCGTTAACAGCACTCTGGTTGATTTCTGCTAcaaggccttcttctcgaaTGAGAATTGCCAAATTGCTCTGTAGTGACAGCGCTTCATGAAGGATGGTTGGCACGCCCCAAAGACCGACAGCGAATAGAAGTAGAACTGCTTGGATGGTCTCAATCCGAGCCTGGGGAGTATTTGGAGAACTAAACACGGTTAAAATTGAGCTTCAGTTGAACACAGAATGAGACTTACTATGGCTCTCGGTGAGTATCCTGTGTTGTAGGTCGCTCCGACTGTGCAGATGCAAACGAGTGGCGATATGTGGCACTTGGCGAGGGCCTCGTGGAATGAGGACTGTAAGCGGAAGCAGTCGGTAACAAAGCGTGAACCTCCGAAATGCGCCTTCTTCGAATCTGCTCCATCGcgacagccttggcagcaTACCAAAGGGCATAGCCTCTGTTCTTCTCAAAGCGATATTGGGCCCCCACGGCAAGGATAGCAAGCAACAACTCGGGAGCGGCCTCGGCAGGTGAAAATGTTGGAAGATGGAGGAAGGGCAGATGCTCGTGGAGTCCGCTGATATATCCTTCCAAGAATCTGGTCGATGTGTGCCTAGACGGGAACACAAAGTCATTAGGAAGAACAGCCGAGAACTCATCCAGTCTGTTCTTAATCACAGTGTGGTCGGATACTGAGATACGAAGGGCCGACTGTCGTGCTGCTTCGTCGATACCCCGAGCGGCAGGGTCTGCAGGATCTCGTGCCTCAGTTTGCATTGGAGGGAAGCGGCCTGGCACAAAGGACGAttttgatgatcttctccCCGAAGGTCCTCCTTGGCTCCGAGAATACATCATCTGCTGTTCGATTTCAAAATTTGGAGGTAAGAAATGTGACGAAGAGGTCAGCTCGTCAAGGAAAGGATTATAATCATCATAAGAGCCAGTAGGGAGCTGTTGAGGCACATATCCGGATCCCAGAGGCTGATCTTCCCGGGGTCGCTCCGTGGTGTATGCGACGATGGACTCTCCATAGCTACTCTTTCTTCGGGAATCTGGTGAATGTGGTGGAAGAGGCGCTGCATTGACATTTCTCTGGACAGGTGTCACTGAGCTCGCGAGGGCTGCATCAGAGAGCAGGTCAAGATTGCAAGCTGCAGTTCGGGGCTGAGTCCGGGGATCCTGAGGGCCTTGTTGAGTATTTGGTGGAAGGCCATGGTGGAACTGTTGTGGCTGCGGGAGTGGTTGTTGTGGTGGCGGAGGTCGTGATACATTTAGATGTTGCTGTCCAAGAGCCTCATTGCTCATCTGACCCTCAGAGATGGAACTCTTAtgtgaagctgatgatgtaTTGGACGACAACTTCCTAGGTCGGTTGTTGTCCTTGCTACCTTCATTCAAATGCACGAGCTTCTCGTGTCTAACAAGGAGGTCTCTAATATCCATGTAAGCATGTGTACTTGATGACAGAACTGGAGTGACAGGAGAACCCCCAACTGGGATGATACATTAAAGGAAAGacaggaagaggacgagCGGAGATGACAAGATTTGAAAAAAATGTGTGGATGAGTGAGTGGTGAGTACTGTTTATGAGTGCCAGGTGGGACGGCCTGAGAGACGGGGTATATAGCGTAACTAGAGTAAACGTACCTTCGTCCGAATGTCTTTCCGCAGCGATCCCAACCACATGAGAATGGCTTCTCCTTGGTATGAGTGCGCTCATGGCGTTGAACATGTTCGACACGTCTACACATTAGACGATCTTATCAGTATACTACTCTAACTCTTGTTCAACAACAGATGACGAACCTGAACCGCTTGCTACAGTACTTGCAGGGTAGAGTCTTGGGCTTTGGTTGGCGAACTTCAGTAGGCTCTGGCCCAacgagaggaggaggaggaccaGGAAGTGGACGAGGAGGGCCCTCCATAGACTGAATGGCAAGCATTGTGAATATGAATGCGCAAAGAGCAAGTCCTTGATGCAGTTTCACGTCTGATGCTTGATACCAAAGTGTGGGGATGGGAGAAGTAGAGTAAAGAGACAGAGCAGTTATGTAGCTAGatagatggagatggagagaaagATCAGGATTTGGACCTGGATTTGGAGCTGGGGAAAGATAGATGCAGGCAGATTGCGGGGTGCGTTAAGGGTAGAGCATGGcatgtggaggaggagaaaatAGACGGTGGCCCGTGGACTGCTACTGTAGAAGGAGGGTTGCTTTTTGGCTTGCCTTCCGCGGGAGAGACGGGgtggatgagaagatgggGGGATGGGGTGGGCGGGAAGAACGGGGGGAGAAACGGAGTCCAGTAGGAGTGGACAGGCCTGGGGGTACAGTACAGCGACGCCTAAGCAAGGCCAAGCCTAAGCCAAGGAGAGTGAATGAAATCCAAGGAGCTGgatgggatgagatggagtggacaaggtcaaggaaggtcaaggtcaagcctcAAAAAGACAAAACACCCCTTTCTCTTTAGTGCTTCCCCTCTCGTGCACTACATTCAGTCAGTACTGTACAATACTGCACAATATCTCGGCTGTTTCCCCCACTCGAGCCGATAACCAAGGCAAGGTCGGCACTGGggggttgttggtgttgagagtgcgtatgtatgtacggagtacacttcgatatatgtatgtatgtagtgTGATTTTGGTGTGCTaggctgtgctgtgctgtgcttgtTGCACAGTTACCGTCCTTCCAGATCTTATCAAGTTTGTCGTTCTTGTGGTGGTTGCAGTATATGAAGGTGAGCAGCAATGCTGAGCGGTGTTCTCGGAAGACTGCTCCGAGACTTGGATATGGATATTGCATATGTCTATCACTTTTCAAATCCTCCAAGCGTTGTTCAAGCGTTGAAAGCGCTCTTTAACGCCCAGATCAATTGATGTATAATTTTTTCAATCGGGGAACCTGCCCATGTAAGCGTGAACGGCGGATAATTTGAatgtgaaagaggagaaaacGGGAACAACAAGTGTCTAACTAGGCAAAACGTCAAAACCACGGAGAAGTACCGCTCATCAAGCGAGGAGGGGTTTGCCCCGgacatggagaagatggagaaccCAGAATGGCTGGTGTGTGTGTCAAGTTTACGGTGTAAGTCATCGCATCGGCGAGACACCCGAGgaactggcactggcacCAGGATCAGCCAAGATGGAGTAAATGCGGGTTCATGACGAGATAGTGTATGTATTCGCATGGCCTTCAGTGCCTCCTGTACCGTGTTGGAGCGACATttcccatcatcaaccgCATTTTCTAGTTGTTTGGGGGTTGGTAACAACCCAAATGCTCGAGGACATACGCAAAGGACCTCGACCCAAGTCAACCAAGAGCTTGCCGTGCAATCATGTCCCTGGTGGACGACTCAACTCGGCGGTGGGCGGAGTACACCGAGTAAGGTGTAGCGCCTGGGTTTTGTGCCTGCTGTAGGACAGCTTCAGCATTCGGTGCCACGTAGATGCGCCCAGAGCAAGCAAGACAACAGGGGGCGTGAAAGCGGAAAAGAGCGACAAGACGTGGCGAAACAGGGTGAAGAGGGGAGAGAGGAGACAGCCCAACCCAACAGGAATGGTGTGGCAAGGTACGTATCCGTAAGTGAGAGTTGCAGTACGGATTGTGCGTAACTATAGCACCTAAGACTGTCCTAGGTGCTGTATCGGTTCGGATAACGCTTGAGGATAGGTGTAGGAAAATCCtcgggctgctgctgcggccTTCAGGTCGGACAGGGTATGACGGCGTAGCGCGGGCGCAAGGGCCAGGGCGGGGAAATTGGAGGTGATAAGCTACTAAGAGATACTTGTAGGACTTTGTCAAGACATCCCTGAGTGCGGCGGAGCTGTCTACCTTGGTTTAGCATACCTAGCGTTCCTGATCGCGCCAAGCCTGACTGTAAGAATCAGGAGTCTGGATTTGAGAGTCGGGCGATGTTAGTCCGAAATTGATACTTGTATATCGTGCCTCCTCCATACTCAACGATGGGATAGATACTAAGCTGCCTTGTACGTAAAATGAATGCAACACTTCAACAGACCTGACAGCCGACACTATTCCCTACTCCCAACTCGAATCAGTGTGGGGAGTGTGAGTGGACAGCATCAGTCTGTGGGAATGGATCTCTAAGGAGCCACTGAATCTGCCCAAAATGTAAGCCACAAAGCGGCAGGGAAACAAAGAGCAtaggaaaaagaaaggaaagtcAGCCGCGAGGGTATAAAAAGCACTTTCAAAGGGTGATCATAATGGTACTGTCCAGTTACTCCGCAATGGCGAATGGACAGAGGCGGCAGACATAGATGGGTGATTCAGGTGAATCCCCTGCGTTCAATAGGCGCGCACATAGGGAATAAACGGAGTGTCTTGCTGTCTTCTCCTGACTGACACCATACCAGCCTGATTATTGGCAACCTCGAAGAGAAACGGTTgggccaagctcaagtctgTCAGGTTGTCAGGTCTTTGTTCAAATAACCTCAGTGGGTAGCCAAGGCTACGGCGTGTTGAGGCGTACGCAGGGCTTGGTGAACCTCGTCCTCACCATCTGAACAGTCTCACTATTGTCTCGTCTGTGCCAATTCAGCTTGGGCAGCCAAGTCAACTCTCACCCACTCAGTGTTGCTAAGCCATCCTGGGCATGTGTCAGAGCTGTGAGGCGTGGAAGTGAAGTCTTGAAGGTGATTTATCATTGTCAGCCATAAGCGAGCAAGGGCGGTTATCGATAGCCTAGGCACATGTTAAAACGGGACAGAAGTCTGGAGGATTCAACTGGTTGCAAATGTGCGATGATGATTCATCTCGGCCATCATGGCGGCACCGTCTCCAGTGCAGCCGTAAGTACGGGGTAAGATGTTACTCAATACAATAGACATTGATATGTATGTAAAAAAcatcgaggaagaggttCAACAGCCTTCAAGTCAGTCAGTGACTACCCTGGATATTTTCCATCTCCAGACCTCCAGCTCTCCACGGCTCCCACCCGAACGTACCCTCCAAGTACCGCCCGGTATATGCGGGGGGAGCACTCGCCCCATGGGGGGTTTGGGGCAAAGGACCTGCCTGTCCATCCTGACCCCTGCAACCAGGATTTTCTAGTTCCCTTCCGGGCCAATCGTAAGAGCCCCAAAGACAGGCTATCTAGTTACGGCAGGTCTATCCTTGGTGGTTGAGATCCGTGTCAGTTTGGGGCCCAGGCGTATACACATACCATGACGACGCTGTATGTCCAGTAAATTTCAAGGTCGAAATTCGGCGGAAAATCGCGTTTCCCGCCGCCGACTTACACAATGTTGACCGTCCATTTTGGCACTGAAAGAGTCTGACTGCTGATTGAGTGCATACAACTCAGTCGGTCCGTCAACTGTCTGGGGAGGTTAATCCTCAACAGACATGTCCCGAGTGTAGCTTAGTTTGATACAATCCTAGGAATTTCCAGTGAGATAACTCGATATCGGAGTTGATTCGGCCAATATTGGATTCTACACGGATGTGCTAATGTTTGATACGTAGCCCTGGAGGCTTCATGATCTAAGCTACCTCGCCTAATACCTTCCTTACACAACTAGAATGTACTATACACCTGCCTTGGTGCGATTTTCTTCAAGCCGCCTTCCTTATCTGAAGTCATTCG
Proteins encoded in this window:
- a CDS encoding probable 2-nitropropane dioxygenase; the encoded protein is MPFATELTKQLGIRVPVVQGGMMHVGTADLASAVSNAGGLGIITALIFPTPEELRKEIQRCRTLTKNPFGVNITLLPAMVPPNYAAYAQAIIDEGIKVVETAGNSPGPVISQLKKAGIIVLHKCTTIRHAQSAVKLGVDFLSIDGFECGGHVGESDITNFILLSKARQTLGVPFIASGGFADGYGLAAALCLGASGVNMGTRFMCTVEAPVHHKVKEEIVRADETDTTLLMRRWRNTTRLFKNKVALEALEVEKKSEKGEFAEIAPFVSGKRGKEVFVNGDTEYGVWTTGQVIGLINDIPTCDVLVHRIEKEAETALKERLALLVPESKL
- a CDS encoding related to regulatory protein amdA encodes the protein MLAIQSMEGPPRPLPGPPPPLVGPEPTEVRQPKPKTLPCKYCSKRFRRVEHVQRHERTHTKEKPFSCGWDRCGKTFGRRDLLVRHEKLVHLNEGSKDNNRPRKLSSNTSSASHKSSISEGQMSNEALGQQHLNVSRPPPPQQPLPQPQQFHHGLPPNTQQGPQDPRTQPRTAACNLDLLSDAALASSVTPVQRNVNAAPLPPHSPDSRRKSSYGESIVAYTTERPREDQPLGSGYVPQQLPTGSYDDYNPFLDELTSSSHFLPPNFEIEQQMMYSRSQGGPSGRRSSKSSFVPGRFPPMQTEARDPADPAARGIDEAARQSALRISVSDHTVIKNRLDEFSAVLPNDFVFPSRHTSTRFLEGYISGLHEHLPFLHLPTFSPAEAAPELLLAILAVGAQYRFEKNRGYALWYAAKAVAMEQIRRRRISEVHALLPTASAYSPHSTRPSPSATYRHSFASAQSERPTTQDTHREPYSPNTPQARIETIQAVLLLFAVGLWGVPTILHEALSLQSNLAILIREEGLVAEINQSAVNDWETWIRLETATRTKLVAYCFFNLCSIAYNMPPLLLTSELNLLLPQRGKLWRAETAWQWQEMRQSTPMMELTLHDAFSRLFGRTNQGLPQHLSSLGSYVLIHALIQHIYLLKQTSFATGLPYNIHRTMKPEDVEEVTQALRVWQTSFEDQHQLRAAEAGHYNALDSNVGGTLDYTATALLRQAYIRLYTDVTPSTALETRDPLLVASALSRTPLLVRSLRLHRAVFQAFHALSMLVKAGVNYVARTKSAEWSIQHSLCNFECAILVSKWLLTIAAIGPHEAPASPEEKNLLDMVGRMLDETEFAVPPIDPSLSGQNEAPSSDSAKLRQLAVAVVRLWAETFKGTHIFEIVKVMGQSLDAYADLIEKPRDRSPPVRLLEPNIN